The DNA region TTCGTCTTCCTCGGCTTCCTTCTTCTCCTTGATCTTCTTGAGCCGGAAAATCTCCTCGCGCTCTTGCTCCTCGAGTTTCTGCTCGATGTACTCCTTGTTCTCGTAGAGGTCGGGCAGGAGTTTGAACTCGAGAGCGTTGACGCGCCGTTTGGTGGTTTCGATCTCCCGCAGCATCTTCTTCATCGCCGTCTCGACCTCGGCGGCGAGAATGATGCTCTGGAGGAGGTCCTCGTAGGCTTCGGCGGCCTCGTCGATACGCGCGGAGGTGCCCATGATCCCGTAGCCGCGCTGGTCGAGGCTCTTCGTGACCTTCGAGGACTCGATCTGGGGGACGACGACGCCCATGATGTTCTTCGACTCGGTCGTGATCTCGGGGTGTTCCTGCAGGGCGGCGGCCGCGCCGCGAACGGCGACGTCGCCTTCCATCGCACGCGCCATGTTAATCGTCTTCTGAGCGCGCTCGTAGTCCTCCGAGAGCTCGCCGCGGACGTCCTGGGCCTGGTCCAGGATGTCCATGAACTCCATGATCAGCCCGTCGCGTTTCTTCT from Natronosalvus rutilus includes:
- a CDS encoding V-type ATP synthase subunit D — its product is MAKDVKPTRKELMQIEDRIDLSERGHGTLEKKRDGLIMEFMDILDQAQDVRGELSEDYERAQKTINMARAMEGDVAVRGAAAALQEHPEITTESKNIMGVVVPQIESSKVTKSLDQRGYGIMGTSARIDEAAEAYEDLLQSIILAAEVETAMKKMLREIETTKRRVNALEFKLLPDLYENKEYIEQKLEEQEREEIFRLKKIKEKKEAEEDEEKELARTQRDAEEREPATASGVPGTN